From the Helianthus annuus cultivar XRQ/B chromosome 17, HanXRQr2.0-SUNRISE, whole genome shotgun sequence genome, the window AACAGATTCCGGGCCAAGTTAAAGATGATAAAAAGCCCGTTTCGCAGCAGAAGCCCCAAAACACCCGAAATCCTCATAGATCTCCATCCGGGCCGATCCGGATTGATCAACAATCACCAGAAGATGTTAATGGAGATGGTGAAGCAATTGAAACACTTTCAATGTCGATTTCGTGCAATTTCAGTGAACAGAACAGTGAAGCAGAGTCTTCGAAAGGGTTCGGTTCTGATTTCCAGACACGCGATTATCTAATGAATCGGTTTTTACCAGCAGCAAAGTCGATGATCGTTGAAACGCCTCAAAAAGTTGCGAAGAAGCAAGAGCCTACGGTTCTGGAGCCTCCGAAGTATGTGAAGAAGGTTTACAGTGGCGAATTGAGACCGTTACTGCTCGAGAAGTATCCGGTTAATGCATATAACCATGAGGAGGATAAAGAAAGTGTTGTGGTTGATAATGTTGAGGATGAGGTTAAGAAGAAACCGCGTAAAAAGGGGTTCAGATTCTTCCTCCCTCGAATCTGCACGAAGCAGGCTTCGTGTGTTTCGAATCGGATGTCGGGACCGAAAGCGAAGGTTCATCAGAGCCAGTCTCCGGTTACAGAGTCTCCTGGACCCGTTCCACGGCTCTCGCTCTCGCGAAGAACTGCATACAGTGGACCATTGACTCCAAGTCTTGAGAAGGTAATTCTTGAGACTTTAATAGTTTATTGTTAACTTTTGTTTGATGGATGTTAAAAATTTCTGTATTGCAGCAAGCTATGGATGCAGTAATTATGAAAAGAGCCGAGACTCGACCGAAAGAAGTACACGAAACTCAACACAAATCAAGTCCATTCACTCGCTCGGGTAACTCATTACCATCATCTCCTAACCGAGGGTTGTCCCGTAGCGGGCGCATATCCCCATACCGTAACGAATCCCCTCGATCACCATTCCATGATGGGGCCCGGTTTCTTGGGGTTCCAAAAGATGTTCAGAATCAGATTGCTAAGCCTAAAACTTGCCCTTCCCTTAATGTGAAAAGTCACTTTACTCCCCGTTTGGTACGCGATAGTCCTCAACTAGTACCCGAGAAGACATTGTACGTAGATTGGATAGAAAAATCATCAAACCCGACACCAAACGAGGCCAAGATGAAGCCAAATAATGATCTGGGTGGCTCGGTTCATGTCCCTCCGCTGCCTAAATCGCCATCGGAATCGTGGCTTTGGCGTAAGATGACTCTAAGGAGTCCATTTCCAAAGAAGATGCAACCGGCTCCTATCGAAAAGAGTCCTACAAATGGACCAAAATGGGAATCCATTGTCAAGACTTCTAATGTGCATCATGATCATGTACGGTATTCTGAGGTAAAGTAACTCGGGTTGAAATAAGTTGACCGTTGACCTGGGCTGACCCGAACAGTTTttaaaaaacgtaatttttttttcatatgtaAATTACTATGTTTCAAATATGATAACAAAAATATAATATGACATTATTTACATTGTTCAAACCCAAATGGTCACATAATCATTTCTTTATTCTGGATACGAACCATTTAATCTTGTTTGGCTTATGAATCTTGTTGGGTTTGTAATTTCAGGAATTCCTTAATGCTTCCAAGTACGCTGAGATCTCGTTTTGATAAAGAAAAAACGATAAAGATATTTAACTCGTTAAAAATGTGAGGCTGTTTTGTTTCCTGATGGCCCCTTGGTGAGTCGGGTTTCTGAATTCGCGTTTTATTTACTTTTTTGGTAGTTTTAGacgctatttttttttttttttttttttttttttttttgtaacggGTTGGGTTGGATTGGATGAGAGGTTTTTTTTCATCCAGATTTGTGATACTTTTTTAACGTTTGATGTTGCTCTATGTATGATGAACATATTGTTCATCTTGGAATTGATATTTGTAATTGAAATCAAAGGGATATTGGTTGTGTTTTAAAGGCAGTTGATGAAGTGTCCTGAAATATGACACAAAAATATTTGGGTATTAGGTTGTAGTATCTAACTTGTTTAAATGGTTGTGTTCAGATTGACCTGTTGATTTAAGCATGTTGTGTTTAGGTTGGCTTGTTTAATTAAACAATCTATATCAGGGTTGACCAATTTAACTCGTTAAAAGATAGGCCTACGGCCCGGCTCTAGGTCGACCTGTTAGACCATTATTTACAACCCAACAATTGAATTAACACCTTTATAATTTGATTACGACTCACCACTAACCCCTCAAACCATTTGACATGTTTTGGTAAATGGGTTAAACGGATTGTGCTCAGTTATACGACTTTTAGTGTATGTGGGTTAGGGTTGATTTTTTTTTGACATAAATAAAATTATGAGTTATGCTCTGGTTTAACCATTCAACTTTCCAATCTAAAACCCGTAAACCCAATACGACTGGCATCTCTAGTTTTGCGTTTGAGTCTACTTCGATTCTCGTTGGAGTACGTACTTTTCATTGTTACCCACAATAGGTCTCATTACCTACCACAAAGTAAGAAATATCATTAAGCCGAAAGATTAGTTTCTTAGTGCAACAATGACATATACAATATGAATAAATACGGATGTATCTctgaaaatgaaaacaaaatatttatataataGAAAACGATGACAATGAACAAAAAATGACTTAATGAACAAATTAGGGAACATTAGAGAGATACTATCGAGCTCACATTAGGGAACATACATTTGCAATAGccgataaaaaaaaaaaaaaaaaaaaaaaaaaaaaaggaggtAGCTAAATGCACAACAAAAATGTGTGATGGGGTGCTTGAACGGCACAACCATCCATCAAAGCATACATATCCGACATATCTTTGGTTCAACCAATGCCTCTCTTGATGGGACACACACAACCCACAAAATTGTATATTGTAAGAGAGGACGGGGTGGTGCGTGAAACTATCACGGCCACCATCCATCACTCGTTATATCTACCGTCGGTATAAACATTAACGCGTTAATGTGCAACGAAATCAAATTTTCGTTATTTTCTTCACGAGTGATGGTTTGGTTTTGTGAGTggatttgttggttggggggaaattgttgggtgtggtgatgagtgatgaccacccccactaaaaatggttgtgagtgatggaaaaatggtcgatgacatggcgaaacttgattggtgcttgtgagtgataaattctatcactagtgaaccacccccctCCCCTAATTGGAACTAGTAAAATTTACCTGCTCTCCCCGATGGGAATTCTGTTAGTATCATTTCTCTTATTTACACTATCGACACACTATCGACACTCACCGTAGTAATTGAATAGAAAAACACAAGGCTAGAGTATTTTTCACTTTGTTTATTAAATGTATAACAATAACAATAAGATAAGAGATTATGTATAAGAGAGATTTATTGTACGAAGTGAAGTGTAGAGGACAAGCTCAGTCATTGATCTCTCAAGATTGATGACTCAAAACTAGGAGGGGCATTTTTGTAAATCTCAGGTTCACACAATTGAAGAAACAAATAGAGAAAGGGTATGCTGGTCCTTTCTCACTTGAACTCCCCCTGATCTTCAAATGACTATAAATTTTTTATacgttaactttttttttaaattacaccgtAGTATTAATGAGCATTtaattctctttaattcgagcaacatattgttatagttttcttaaaaaaattacatgACTTTGAATACTCATtatgtgattttgaatacccagcaCATGACTACATGATTTcgaatacccattacgtgattatgtgatttcattatagtatgtGAAAACGCAGtaagtgattacgtaattacgtaacaaTAGTTGACTATGTATTTATTGtgtgactacgtgattttgaatacccatttcgtgattacgtgatttcattatactATATTTTATGTGAAACCACACTGAGTGATTACGGTATAAGCAAAATTCTAATAACATTGGTTATTACAGATCTTactgaatgtgtaatcacgtaatggattTATATTGAATGTGTGATCACGTAACGGTTTATGTTGAagtgtaatcacgtaatgaatATTCAAAATGtgttgggtattcaaaatcacgtaatcacgtaatgaACTAATGGGTATTAAAAATCATGtaaatttttttaagaaaatcaTAGCAATAGGgtgctcgaattaaagagaatgaaatgctcgttaatatagtgtattttatataattttaacgGATGAAAAAATTATAGCGGTTTGAAAATTAAGGGAGAAAGTTGTTTAAGTAAGAAAGAACTAAATTACCCTTCAAGCCATGACACTTGTCCTTTAATTCTCACATACACTTCCTATGAAATTGTTGTCTTCTACCAAAACtaacttaataataataataataataataataataataataataataataataataataataataataataataataataataataataataagagtaaattacaagttttgtcctttatttttgtaccaaattgaaggtggtgtcctttacctttaaatttgacgagcTTTGtgcttaacgtttcaaaatcctgcacgttatgtccttaaGCCTTAACTCaatcagatttttttttgttaaacatGGTCATGTGCCTTacacatgagggtattcttgtcattttaccTCCCTAGGGACAGTTGAGtaaataatttaatatacaagGTACTAGTTGtgtaagaaataaaaaataaattataaatattaaaaaccttgaatattctctctctctctctctctctctctgactCTCTCTCCATCACACATTTT encodes:
- the LOC110921268 gene encoding uncharacterized protein LOC110921268 isoform X2; this encodes MNSVSIESSKMDEKQLDLNAPLLSVRRLSAAGSNSDRKPPNSAKKTTTTRQQSLPVARSQWEPQQEVTKPAAVPFNWEQIPGQVKDDKKPVSQQKPQNTRNPHRSPSGPIRIDQQSPEDVNGDGEAIETLSMSISCNFSEQNSEAESSKGFGSDFQTRDYLMNRFLPAAKSMIVETPQKVAKKQEPTVLEPPKYVKKVYSGELRPLLLEKYPVNAYNHEEDKESVVVDNVEDEVKKKPRKKGFRFFLPRICTKQASCVSNRMSGPKAKVHQSQSPVTESPGPVPRLSLSRRTAYSGPLTPSLEKQAMDAVIMKRAETRPKEVHETQHKSSPFTRSGNSLPSSPNRGLSRSGRISPYRNESPRSPFHDGARFLGVPKDVQNQIAKPKTCPSLNVKSHFTPRLVRDSPQLVPEKTLYVDWIEKSSNPTPNEAKMKPNNDLGGSVHVPPLPKSPSESWLWRKMTLRSPFPKKMQPAPIEKSPTNGPKWESIVKTSNVHHDHEFLNASKYAEISF
- the LOC110921268 gene encoding uncharacterized protein LOC110921268 isoform X1, whose translation is MNSVSIESSKMDEKQLDLNAPLLSVRRLSAAGSNSDRKPPNSAKKTTTTRQQSLPVARSQWEPQQEVTKPAAVPFNWEQIPGQVKDDKKPVSQQKPQNTRNPHRSPSGPIRIDQQSPEDVNGDGEAIETLSMSISCNFSEQNSEAESSKGFGSDFQTRDYLMNRFLPAAKSMIVETPQKVAKKQEPTVLEPPKYVKKVYSGELRPLLLEKYPVNAYNHEEDKESVVVDNVEDEVKKKPRKKGFRFFLPRICTKQASCVSNRMSGPKAKVHQSQSPVTESPGPVPRLSLSRRTAYSGPLTPSLEKQAMDAVIMKRAETRPKEVHETQHKSSPFTRSGNSLPSSPNRGLSRSGRISPYRNESPRSPFHDGARFLGVPKDVQNQIAKPKTCPSLNVKSHFTPRLVRDSPQLVPEKTLYVDWIEKSSNPTPNEAKMKPNNDLGGSVHVPPLPKSPSESWLWRKMTLRSPFPKKMQPAPIEKSPTNGPKWESIVKTSNVHHDHVRYSEEFLNASKYAEISF